Part of the Vicinamibacterales bacterium genome, CGATCCGCGCGCATGCGGCGACGAGGTCGTCCCCCGGGTGCTCCATCGCGCCCAGTTCGCTGCGCCGGATGACGACATCGGCAAGCGTGCACGCCATCTCGGCGCGAATCGCGTGAACCACTTCCGCGCCCACGATCGGCCGCCCCGGTACGAGCGGCATGCGCCAATCGCTGCGCTCGGCCATGAGCCGCACGATCGCGGCGCAGCGATCGCCGTAGATGCCGGTGAGGCGCCGGATGATGGGGGGAGCCAGCTCGAGCCCGACCGCCCGCGCGGTTTCGATGGTGAGCGCCTCATGATCGGCGATGCCGGCGCCCGGAAGCATCGCCGTGGCGGTATCGCTGGTCCGGGTCGAGCCGCCGAGCGCCTTCGCGGCAAGCGCGGCGGCGCGCGCGCCGACGGCGCGCGCGGTCGTGTACTTGACGCCGACGACGGTCATCGCACCGGCGACGCCGTCGCGCGCATGATCGAAGAATTTCGGCGAGGCCAGAAGCTCGGCTTGCGCGGGCCTGCCCGAGCCGGCGCGCTGGGCGAAGGCGGGCACGATCCCGCGGTGCACCAGGGTGACGTCACCGCGCGTCATCTTCAGCGCCGGGAACGCGCTGTTTGCCGCGTCGACCAGCTCGGCGACTTCGGCTTCGTCCACGCCGAGGTCGGCGGCGGTCCTGAAATCGTGGGAATGCCACGTGCCGATCAGCGCTCGCCCGTGCCAGGGCACGAGCGTGAGGAATCGGCCTGCCTTCCCGGTCCGGGTTCCGGCGGGAGCAGCCAGCGCGATATCGCTCGCCGGCTTCGACGTCACCAGGTTCATCGCCTTCGCAAGCGGAATCTCGCGGCGGACGCCGAAGAGCGCCAGGACCCGGTTGACGCCTGCGCCGGCACAGTTGATGGTGACCCGCGCGTGTACGTCGATCTCGTTCCCGGTGAGCCCGTCACGAACCCGCATGCCCGTCACACGGCCGCCGGGGTCCTTCAGGGCGGCAACCGCACTGGCGTGGTTCAACAGCCGCGCACCGCGGGCGGCGGCACCCTCCGCGAAGGCGATGGCGAGCCGGTTCGTGTGGACGATCTGATAGTCGTACCAGTTGGCGCCGCCGGTCAGCCCGTCCTGTCGAATGCCAGGGAACAGTTTGAGCGTCGCCGCGCGCGAAACGAGCTTGGCGGGGGGCAGGTGCAGCTCCGGCTCGAGCCCGTCGTTGCGATGGCGCCCGAGCCAGCGATCCAGCCGGAACGCGGCGCGCAGCGCGAGCCGGCTGCGGATCAGCGAGCGATACGTGCCGACCATGAACGGCAGCGGCCGGAGGAGCCGCGGCGCGATGCGCGCCAGTGCGCGCCGCTCGTAAATCGATTGGCGCGCGTGGCCGAGACGGCCGGACTGCAGGGACCGGAGACCGCCGTGCGCGGTGCGCTGGTGGTTGAACGATGCAGCGGCGGCGAAATCCCCGGCTTCGACCAGCGCGACCCGAAGTCCGCGCGCGGCCGCATCGAGCGCGGTGGCCAGGCCGTGAATGCCGCCGCCGACGACGAGGACGTCGTAAGCCGTCGATCCCAGAGCGTCGAAGTCCCGCGCCTGCATCAGCGAGGTATCTTATAGTGGCCTCACCGGATGACAAACAACGCCGCGGTCCGCGACTACTGGAACCACCACATCCACGATCTCGACATCAGCACGCACGCGCCGGGCACGCGCGAGTTCTTCGCCGATCTCGACCAGTATCACTTCGAGAAGCTGCACCACCTCCCGCGGCTGATCGATTTCCACGGCTATCGCGGCCGGAAAGTGCTCGACGTCGGCTGCGGCGCCGGCACCGATCTGATGCGCTTCGCCCGCGGCGGCGCGATCGTCAGCGGCGTCGACATCTCCTCCTCGGCGATCGCCCTGGCGAGGCAGAACTTCGCGCAACAGGGGCTCACCGCCGATCTGCGCGAAGCGGACGGCGAGCAGCTGCCCTTCGCGGATGACGAGTTCGATCTGGTGTTCGCCCACGGCGTCGTGCAGTACACGTCGGGCGATCGCGCGCTGGTGAACGAATGCCGCCGCGTGCTGAAGCCGGGGGGCGCCGCCGTGTTCCAGGTCTACAACCGCCTGTCGTGGCTGAACGCGCTCTCCAAGGTGATGAAGGTGCCGCTCGAGCACGAAGACGCCCCGGTGCTGCGCCGTTACAGCGCCGGCGAGTTCCGCGGCCTCCTGACCGGCTTCCGCGAGGTGCGGATCGTCGCGGAGCGGTTCCCGGTGAAGTCGCGGCTGCACGGCGGCTGGAAGGGCACGCTGTTCAACACCGTCTTCGTCGGCGCTTTCAACGCGCTGCCGCGCCGCTGGGTCCGCCGCTTCGGCTGGCACCTGCTGGCGTTCTGCACGAAGTGACGATGAAGCTCGTCAAGGCCCACGCCTACGGCAACGACTTCCTGCTGATCCAGGAGCAGGACGTCCCTCCCGGCGCCAATCGCGCGCAGTTGTCGCGCGACCTCTGCGATCGGCATCGCGGCATCGGCGCGGACGGAATGATCACCTACGCGGACGGCCCGCGAGGCGCGCGGATGCAGCTGCTGAACGCCGACGGCAGCTACTCCGAAGTGTCCGGCAACGGCGTGCGATGTCTTGCCGCGTGGCTGGCGAAGGTCAGAGACCTGCGGCCCGGCGGGTCGATCGACATCGAAACGGACGCCGGGATCAAATCGCTCGAGCTGCTCGAAACCGGCGGGCGCCGCCTCACGTTTCGCGCCGCGATGGGGCAGCCCGAACAGATCGCGAAACGGACGATCGACGTCGACGGCGCGGCAGTGGAGGCGGTGACGCTGCGCGTCGGCAACCCGCAGTGCGTGGTCCTCGGCGAGGTCAGCGAGGCGCGCCTGCACGCCCTGGCGTCGCGGCTCGCCATTCATCCCGCGTTCCCGCAGGGGACCAACGTGGAGCTGGCCTCGGTGGAGCCGCCCAACCGCGTGCGGATCCTGATCTGGGAGCGCGGCGTCGGTCCGACGGAGGCGTCCGGCACGGGGGCGTGCGCCGCGGCAGTGGCGGCGATGT contains:
- a CDS encoding FAD-dependent oxidoreductase, producing the protein MQARDFDALGSTAYDVLVVGGGIHGLATALDAAARGLRVALVEAGDFAAAASFNHQRTAHGGLRSLQSGRLGHARQSIYERRALARIAPRLLRPLPFMVGTYRSLIRSRLALRAAFRLDRWLGRHRNDGLEPELHLPPAKLVSRAATLKLFPGIRQDGLTGGANWYDYQIVHTNRLAIAFAEGAAARGARLLNHASAVAALKDPGGRVTGMRVRDGLTGNEIDVHARVTINCAGAGVNRVLALFGVRREIPLAKAMNLVTSKPASDIALAAPAGTRTGKAGRFLTLVPWHGRALIGTWHSHDFRTAADLGVDEAEVAELVDAANSAFPALKMTRGDVTLVHRGIVPAFAQRAGSGRPAQAELLASPKFFDHARDGVAGAMTVVGVKYTTARAVGARAAALAAKALGGSTRTSDTATAMLPGAGIADHEALTIETARAVGLELAPPIIRRLTGIYGDRCAAIVRLMAERSDWRMPLVPGRPIVGAEVVHAIRAEMACTLADVVIRRSELGAMEHPGDDLVAACARIAAEELVWDAARQEAEVAAVTAFYA
- a CDS encoding class I SAM-dependent methyltransferase produces the protein MTNNAAVRDYWNHHIHDLDISTHAPGTREFFADLDQYHFEKLHHLPRLIDFHGYRGRKVLDVGCGAGTDLMRFARGGAIVSGVDISSSAIALARQNFAQQGLTADLREADGEQLPFADDEFDLVFAHGVVQYTSGDRALVNECRRVLKPGGAAVFQVYNRLSWLNALSKVMKVPLEHEDAPVLRRYSAGEFRGLLTGFREVRIVAERFPVKSRLHGGWKGTLFNTVFVGAFNALPRRWVRRFGWHLLAFCTK
- the dapF gene encoding diaminopimelate epimerase, with amino-acid sequence MKLVKAHAYGNDFLLIQEQDVPPGANRAQLSRDLCDRHRGIGADGMITYADGPRGARMQLLNADGSYSEVSGNGVRCLAAWLAKVRDLRPGGSIDIETDAGIKSLELLETGGRRLTFRAAMGQPEQIAKRTIDVDGAAVEAVTLRVGNPQCVVLGEVSEARLHALASRLAIHPAFPQGTNVELASVEPPNRVRILIWERGVGPTEASGTGACAAAVAAMSYGGAPRDVQVASPGGEQRVEWNSAGLFLTGWAEIVFDGRWIA